The DNA window ATCGACAAGATGTACAGTTTTTGAGATATGTGTTTCAAatacagactgacagacagatgtttgtggaattataGGTAGATGTAGATGTTCCCTCCCTGTCCTTGTTGCTAGCATGGCTAAAAATTAATGGAACAAGTTAGCATATTCTGTTGTAACTGGTGAAGTGAACAGACTGAACAGGCCTCCTGTTGTGGCTTCGCTCTGTGTCTAGTGTTACAGGAAAATAGATATAGTAGATATAGAGTACAGTAACTATAGAAGGCCAAGATCCTCCTTTCAACAAATAATTTGGccatactctctctctccctctctcccataTCCCCTCCTCCCTCGTGATTCAGCCAATGGAGTGCAAACCTCAGGGAAGACGCCGTTTCAAGGTAAGAACAAACTCTATGGGAAAAACTCCACCTGCCCAGACACACATGATCAGTCGAAAACATGTTTGCATCCAGGTCACGGCAAGGATCAGTAGCCggctgtgtgtcagtgaaagAAAGTACAGGAGGTAGATCAGTGCCTGGGGCTTTTTAAACAAGGTCACTTTCCAGCTCTCCATTTCCATAATCCCCACTTATTTGCTATGCAACCTCCCACCCTCCTACATCCACCTCTTTCAATTCCAAGGAGTCATGTGGCTTATTTTGTGGCTTAACCTGGTAGGAATAGACTCATTACAGAGGGATGCATTTCTTGCTATTTGCTATCATTACACTAGAGCTTACAAGTCTGTCATTTTCTATTTCAAATGCCAAAGATCTTAACCACACAACCTGAACCTCCTCACTTCACTCAATGACAGAAATTTCAGTTGTGTTGAGCAAAATGAATCAGTCATAGAGAGGCCTTGACAGTTTTGCCTGCTCGTGTCTTCAAAGTGCAACTGGTGAATGGACGCAACAGGTGTGAGGGAAGAGTGGAGGTGCTCTCCTTCGACGAGTGGGGCACAGTGTGTGATGACGACTGGGACATGGTGGATGCTAACGTGGTGTGTAGGCAGCTGGACTGCGGGGTGGCCGTGGAGATGGGCAGCAGCTCCAGGTTTGGACAAGGCTTGGGGCTCATAGCGCTGGACAACGTGGACTGCAGAGGACATGAAACAGACCTCAGCCAGTGTGGAAGTCTGGGCTGGGGTATCCACAACTGCTACCATTATGAGGATGTGGGTGTCACCTGCAGAGGTAGGGCCCTCATAAAACTTTAGTTTGGCTGAGCCAGTGGAGAATTCCTTTTCATTTACTGcatcttctttttctgttttcctctttttgctGCCAGAACCAGCAATGGTGGGGGCAAACGGCTTTGGGGGTCCTGCCACGCCACCCTGGGACAAAAATGGTTTGCGTAAGTGCACCCCTGCTTTTATCTCAATTGGCtaagatgataataataaacacatgcacTAATAAACATTTGATCAATGTATTACATAACCACTTGTATGTGAAAAGGTTGATTGTACAGCAATGCCCCCCcctgtcattttttttgttcactTTCACTGCTCCCATATTGTCATTTTTGGCAGCTTTGAATATCCACTATGCTGCAGCAACAAAGACATCATGTGACCTCTCACACACTGGGGATTCACGTGCCGATGCGAATACAGGAAGAATATGGTTATTAGCTGCAAACGAGACAGGTGACCTGGTGACAGGACCCTGACGAATCAGCGAAGGCCACCTCATGACATATACATTCAATCAGCAAGTGGATTTCAGTGTCTAAATTATAGTTTAAAGATGCAGACATTTCCTCTAATGAGTACTTGGAGACCAAATCAGAACCTAAACTTTACAGAACTTCATTCATCAGGTGAAGAGGAACACTCTGAATGCTAATAGGCAACAGTTTGCTAACGTAGTAGCCACATTCACATAAAAAGTGATTTAATATCAGtgatttttctcctttttgtttccACTGCCTCCTAGTGGCCAAACAAATCTGTTTTGGCAGGTCTATAAACATTTCACCCAGCATCAAATGTGCTCTCTGCAAATCACAAAGCTCACGTCCATGTGGCATTAATCAACggtcaaaacaaatgaatgaatatgtgCTCCAGCTCTGAGACGATGGAATCATGCCATCAGGCTTAATAGCATAAAGGCATAAAGACAGAATTGCTTCTGTGCTAAAAAAGATCAGAGCATTACTCTTGTGGTCATCTCTTTCCAACTCAAATTAGAAAATGCATAACCTCTTTTTTGACAGTAGAGAAAACTATGTTGTGTATTCAGAGGAATTAAATGTCAGGACAGTTtgatgaaatagtttttttatgaTCCAGGGTCAAAATCAAATGGCACATACCCCCCACATAACTAGCTCACAGGTGGCACGCCAGATGTCACCACAAAATACAAggacattttcactttcattaaaTAATGAACGCTGGCTTATTTTGTCAGGGTGATTTCAAAATGCAGGAAGCCTCGTGGTATAAAAACATACActcttgttttttccccctttacCCCTCAGAGGAGTCTATTTAGTTAACAAGCGATGCATCTTGCTAGATGTTTGGTGAAACCTATTGAGATGATTGATTTACTTAAATGATGGTCACATGAGAATTTCTATTGTCTCTTGTAaaggtgtgtttttgtctgtgctaAGGTATAAGGTGACACAATGTGCTGAGTGCAATATCAGATTACCTTAACTTTATTCTGGAGCCAAAATATGTATTGTATAGTCCCACGCCCTTCTCTATTCTCTGTATCAGTGTTTCTTAGTCATCGTCgtctttcactcacacacaatctgAACAGCTATAGTTACTGTTACCTCCTAATCACCACATTTGACATTAACATAGATTTAAAAAGGGTCTAAAAATGTAGTAGATAGAAAAATGTGCTGAACATCAGTCTCTATAAATCCCTTCTTATCCCTCTTGGTGTAGGAGATGGTGCTGTCCGATTGGTGAATGGACACTCTGAGTGTCAGGGACGGGTCGAGGTCTACTTCCAGGGAAACTGGGGGACAGTGTGTGATGATGACTGGAGCATAAATAACGCGATGGTGGTGTGTAGACAGTTGGGCTGTGGTATGGAAGTCAACGCTCACAGCAACTCCTACTTTGGTTATGGTACCGGCCTGATTCTCCTGGACAATGTCAACTGCTATGGCTATGAGCCGGACCTGTCTAAATGCAAAAGGCTGGGCTGGGGACAACACAACTGTGGCCATCATGAGGATGCTGGAGTCACCTGCACTGGTACGCTGCTCCCATAGTCATAGAATATGATGAATGTAAAGCaggactaataataataataataatagtggtaataataataattgtacaATATAATTTGCATCTACTTGCACTATAAACTAAACACTGATGAAGTTGTTGGGAAATACAACTGTGAATCTTGTTGCTATTAGAGAACAGTCAGGCGATAGCCAAAGACAGTCATTTAGTCATCCTCGGGGGACCATAAATGTCTGCAATAAATGTCATGGCAATCCACAAATTTCATTCTTGACCAAAGTGGGaacaacacacagtgacattgCTATACTTAGAGCCATGCTCTAACTTGACCATATTTAGAGAATAAGTCAGGGAGTAATGTTGAGCAACAATAGTGTTAATAGAACTTTCCTAGTAAATAGATTTTGTAAGGAAATCATAGAAATTGTGCTGCTTATGAAACAATTTAATTTCCATTTCTGTTCACTTCAGGATTAACCTCAGAGGCTCCTGTGGTGACACAAAACCCAAGAGGACACTGGAGAACATTTAACACTGAAGGTATACAATTATACTGCACAGTAGGTCTAGCTGAAGTTTTTCCCCTAGTTGAAAAAATGGGAACTTTTACCAAATGACCAGCAGGGTGAGCCAGTTCTCCCCCGATTGTCTTTCAATGTGTTGCGCCACAGTGCTGCAGAACATGGTGGTGAAAGTGTGCGACAGAATAATCCCTCAGTAATCTTTATACAAAGATACTAAAGTGTTTTGTCTTGTATTACAATTCTCCTCCAGCAACAGAAACTATTCCAGCCACTGACACACCAACTACGACAACTGTTACCACAACTGCTCAAACAAAAGGTACCAAAACTCAACTGATTTCTTCTTTGTAAACcaaaatacatattaaaatgttattgtctTTAACACCTGCtgataatacatattttttagCAGAGACACCCATATTCTAAAATTTGCAGTGGTGTACAAACCTGTTTATTCCTGCAGCCAAACCAGCCATCCGCGTGTCGAGTGGAAACAGTAGCTGCCAGGGTCGTGTCGAGGTCCAATACAAAGGTCTTTGGGGGACGGTGTGTGACGATGGCTGGGATATAACTAATGCCCAAGTGGTGTGTAGGCAACTCGGCTGTGGCCCTGCCATCGCCGCCAAGCCCCAGGCCTACTTTGGCTACGGCAATGGACCCATCCTGCTGGACAACGTGGAATGTTCTGGCTTTGAACGGGATCTCACCCAGTGCTTCCACCTGGGCTGGGGTCTACACAACTGTGGTCATCATGAGGACGCTGGTGTTATCTGTCTATGTAAGACCTGACTCTAAGCAGATTTATGACACAAAACATAGAAACAATGATACTCTTCAATCTCAAAAACATTCATCTTCAGTCATCAGTTTTTAGTTCCACTAAAAGAGAACATTTCCTACTCACAGAGTCGTCTGAGCCCGCCCTGCTGAGCTGTGTGGTTGCAATGCATGTCTGTAGTACTCTGAGGAGGAGACAACCCATGAGAACATAGAAAAATTCATTAGATGAGTCAGGGCACATCAGTGTCACCGCATGCCCTCAGGCCAAATCGGAATTTTTTGAGGCAAAATCACATACACACTTTCCTTAGATGGCATATCTTTGGCTACAGTTCAGAAGGAGAACAGGgttgtacatttgttttttaaatgcagcagtTTTAATCAGTGCTCTAGATTAAGTCCGCCTTTAGCAGGTAATTAGAATTGGAAACAAGGACATAACGTATGCTTCTGTGTGACAATGATGGCTGCAAGCATTAAGAAcattacaaaaacacatgtcTCTGCAAAGTGCAGTGCATCTCTCCTCATGGGAACCAGGCAAGCGGCTTCCTATATTGATCAGTGGAGTAATTATAAAAGAGCTTTGCTAATGCTTTTGAGATCTGATATTTCCTGAGTATGCCCATGACTCAAAAggattacagttttttttctactATTTCTCTGCTTCTCCTAGCACTTGACTTTTACGGCGGAGTTCAACGTGACTTTGGAGCAACGGAACAGACagctaccaccaccaccacacagcCCTCTGAAGGTAGGTCAAACATATCTTCAACTAATTTCCTCTGGACTGGATTTCATTCGAAGTGTCTTtgtaacattacattacatatcatttaagtgacttacaataagtgcattcaaccatgggggtacaaacccagaacagcaagtacaatttgcttcagAAAAGCCAAACCACAAGTGCTACATAAAAGTGTCACATATAAGTGCAAACTgacttattatcattattattttttatatatatttgtttgactCTCCTTTGCTTTTTGAAGGAATGGTGAGACTGGTTGGTGGCCAGCACAGGTGTGAAGGTCGGGTGGAGGTGTACTCAAATTCTACATGGGGCACAGTGTGTGATGATGCTTGGGACCTCCCTGACGCTCAGGTCGTGTGTCGCCAGCTGGGCTGCGGAGAGGCCGCAGCAGCCCGGGTAGAGGCTTTCTTTGGGCCTGGGAATGGAGCAATCCTGCTGGACAATCTGAAGTGCACAGGTGCAGAGGCCTCTCTGCAGCAGTGCTCCCATATATCCTGGGAAGTGCACAACTGTGACCACACCGAAGATGCCGGCGTCACCTGCTCGATGTCGTGATTTCCGCTGAACCACACTCCCATTTCCACCATGGGTAGGAGGAGGTTGAGTCACCAACATGGGACttgtatatataatgtaaataacaGCTTTCGAGTTGCTGAAGGAATACTCCACCACCCCCAGCAtgattatatattattactatCTATGCCTAtaaagcactttataaataaatatatgacatAAAATACAGTGTACACAGTTTTTACAGTGTCTCTTTCTTTTGCCTATAATGTTAAGATATtaactgtatatgtatatactttcTACATCAGATCCACAATTCACAATATGCATGGTTACCTGTTCAGTAACAAATATACTACACACCAACGAAGTGCAACAGAAACATCCACAAATAAATGCTACATCTtgtgaatatacagtatctATTAATGTGTTAATTGTGTCCTGTGAAACCACATATAAATAACTGTAACTAATCATTTACAtgtgacaaaataaacattatttttcagtATATGTTATAATTTTGGTGTATAAACAGTCAATAGCTACTTTTATCATTGTACTAAACATGTACatctatttaattatttaattattttaatagcaCATCTGGAGACTTgatcatttgaatttattgaaAGAAGGTGATTTTAGTAAATGCATTATGTCTTTAtaagagagacaaaaagaatgAGATTAATCAGAATTAGAGAGGAGGAGCTATCTTAGTTCTCAAGACAATTGTAatattataaaaacaataataaaatgaagTTGGTTAATAACATACTGATTTAGGTTGGTAACAGTTGCCACTTGTTATGTCTCAAATCAgcggctgcatccttcagaggacatGGTCCACCTGACTGCCCCCTTTGTGAGCCTTGAAGACCACAAAGGCTGAACCGAAATGAGATGGTGTGGActacagaggatttctgtgATCTGCATCTCCAACTCGTCCCGCCCTTGTTACCGTTGCCTAGCTACAGAGCTAACGTTGGCCCCTTGGTTTTTTAACACGTGTACTGTTAAGTGTTCAGTTGAGTTGAAGCATTGGACGCCTAATCgtcattacctctttgaaaaacggTTCATCACTGAAGGTCgggcagagaagaagaatatATCTGCTGCAGCCTTCACTTCTCGAggatggaaggacacatttgtcggctgcatttgaagaagcCTTCAAAATGGGACTGTCATACTTTACTAAGGATCATAAATTAGCATTTTTGATAAGTAAAATACGATCACAGATCATTTGATCTCTACATAAAATACACCACATTCAGACACTTATGAATAAggtaaagagacaaaaagagcaAAGTAGGAGCTGATTGATCCATTTCATAACCGTTCAGTGTCTGCGGGAACAGACAGGCAGAATGACCTGCAGGGTGTGTTTGATGACTCATGATAAAAGGATTTAGCATATCAGCATTAATTCCCAGTTTCACACCCACTAAAACTACAAGCAACAGAAATATTAGGACATGTTATATCCATGGTAACAAGGGAGGTTTCACAAACAATTGGAGTGTACATACACAGTTGTATGACAACATACTATATTGTAATCATAGACtcaaaaaaaattttaaaaaacacattaaaatgtataatttcacAGTGAAAAGCATACATGTTATGATTAATTCTTTAATATTAAAGGACCATAGGCTTGCTGTTTCTCTTCCATATGATACTGTTGCAATTAGATCAGACACAAGATGAGAACTGCTCTGAGGGTACAGGGGTCTTTTCTTTATTAGCTACACAGGCTTTGTCTGTGCGGTGTCATTTCTGGGAAATCTGTTTCATTAAttactatcattattataaatatctGACATTAAAATCTATGctgcttatcctttaagggCACAGTTGCcaagaggcagggtacaccATGTAGAAGTCGACATACAGAGACGAACAATCACACTCACAATCACACCTATGAGCATTTTCAAGTCTCTAGTTAACCTGCaatctttggactgtgggagtgaacccagagaaaaccagGAGAACATGTAACATAACATGCACACTCCACAGAGCTGGTTTattgactgtacataaagatagACAAAAGGActgcttcccaaaagtgaagccaaagtgcctCAACTGACCCCTGGTGGTTGAATGCAGTCAATGATGTTTATCATTTTAGatggttctt is part of the Paralichthys olivaceus isolate ysfri-2021 chromosome 15, ASM2471397v2, whole genome shotgun sequence genome and encodes:
- the LOC109628524 gene encoding scavenger receptor cysteine-rich domain-containing group B protein; its protein translation is MVNQAAMRSQRVVESEWRCWNPAVWLLVTLLGSLILVAVSVLLRLGDVKINKRAVSTNGVQTSGKTPFQVQLVNGRNRCEGRVEVLSFDEWGTVCDDDWDMVDANVVCRQLDCGVAVEMGSSSRFGQGLGLIALDNVDCRGHETDLSQCGSLGWGIHNCYHYEDVGVTCREPAMVGANGFGGPATPPWDKNGLRDGAVRLVNGHSECQGRVEVYFQGNWGTVCDDDWSINNAMVVCRQLGCGMEVNAHSNSYFGYGTGLILLDNVNCYGYEPDLSKCKRLGWGQHNCGHHEDAGVTCTGLTSEAPVVTQNPRGHWRTFNTEATETIPATDTPTTTTVTTTAQTKAKPAIRVSSGNSSCQGRVEVQYKGLWGTVCDDGWDITNAQVVCRQLGCGPAIAAKPQAYFGYGNGPILLDNVECSGFERDLTQCFHLGWGLHNCGHHEDAGVICLSLDFYGGVQRDFGATEQTATTTTTQPSEGMVRLVGGQHRCEGRVEVYSNSTWGTVCDDAWDLPDAQVVCRQLGCGEAAAARVEAFFGPGNGAILLDNLKCTGAEASLQQCSHISWEVHNCDHTEDAGVTCSMS